Part of the Pseudomonas chlororaphis genome, CGCGGGTAATCACCAGGCCATCGAGGGTCGCCGTCGTACCGGACGTCACGTTGAGGACCTGGGTGCGGAACTGCCCATCGAGGGTGACATCGGCCACGTTGTCGTTATTGAGGTCGCCGTCGATGGTCACGTTCTTGTTGACCACCAGCACCTGGGTCAGCGCAACGGTCATGCCGCTGCTGAAGGTCACGATGTCACCGTTCTGCGCCGAAGCCAGGGCCGCACGCAACGAACCCACGCCGGTGTTGGCGTTATTGGTGGCGGTCCAGGTGGCGAGGCCCCACTGGTATTGGCTCATCGCGCTGGCGGACAGCACGTTGGTGCTTTCGATAGTGCCGGTGGCGATTTCCAGGTCCCAGTCGCCGCCCAGGCCTGTGCGATCATTGGAGGCCGCCACGTCGCGGCCGGTCAACTGCGCCAGCGAATCGACCAGCGCCAGGCCCCGGTCGCCCTCGGCGGTGTAGCAGCCGTAGATCAGGATGTCGCCACCGACGTTCATGTCCTGGCCGATCTGCGCCAGCACTTCGCTGCGGGCTTGGACGTTGTCCGCCGACAGGTAGGCGTTGCCCAACCACAAATCGCCGGCGTTGCCGTGGGCGATGATTTGCACCGAGCTCACGCCCTGGTGGCTGTCCAGGTAATCGGCAATCTGTTGCAGGCCGTCCTTGGTCGCATCGAGCTGCACCACCTGGGTACCGGCCGCGACGCCATCGAGCAGGCTGGCCGCGTCCTTGACCCGCGAATCGATGAACACCACGGACTTGCCCGGAACGGCCGCCTCGGTGGCATCCACCTGGCCCTGGGGCGCGTGGGTATCGGCAGGCTGGTCGGCCGTCGGCGCCTTGGCGGCGTCAGCCGTGGGATGGGCCTCCGGCTGCGCGGCTTCGGCCACGGTCGCGGCCACCGCGCCGTCGAACAGCATGCGCGGCTCCAGCGACATGATCATTGGCGATGCCAGGGCCTGGGTGCCCTCGATTACCCGCGATTTACCTTTGCTCCACCACATGACGTTCACCTGGACTCGAACTGCTTGAACACGCAAATGAAAAAAACCGCGATCAGCTGAGCGCGGCGTCGGTTTTCATACGGATGACATTGGCCGCGCTGGCAGACCCATCGCGCCAGAACGACAACTCGGAAAATCTTTCGAACAGGTCCGGCGGCAGCAGGGTTCGCCGCACTTGCGGCGCGACCTGGGGCTTGACCTTGTGCAGGCCGGCAACGCCCAAGGCCTGGTCGAAGGCCGGTGCGTCGTAGGTCAAGTGATTGAAGTCGTGCTCGAACCAAGGCTCGCCGATGAACTCGTAGACCAGCCGCATCACCCGCTCGGGCGCCTGGCTCAGCAGGTCGTAATCGACGATCAACAGCGACTCGGCGTGCTCGCCGTAATAGGCTTCCTTGAGCGCTGTCCAGGCAAACCCCACCAGGCGGTTGCGCTGGGCCAGGGTTTCGCACCGGCTGTAGACGGTGTTGCGTTCGTCATCGTCGTTGAACAGCTTGGTATTCTCGAAGGGATTGGCGCGATACAGCCGCTCCAGGCTGTCGAGCACCCAGGCGACGTTGCGCACGCAGGCGATGGTCTTGGCTTGGGGAAACAGGTCTTGCAGGGCCGGCAGGCGCGCGCACCACTGGCGATTGGTGTCGAAGATGACAGGTTTGTCGGCCTTGTCGGCGTAGTAGGAGTCGAACAGCCCGCGCAACAGACGGCGGCGCAGGTCCGTGTCGATCACCGAACCAAACTCGCTGCCGGCGCTGCATTGTTGCAGCACACTGCTGAACAGCGAACCGACGGGGCTGGTCATGCCGGCGTGAAAGCGCGGGTTCTGCAGCAGAATCGCCGACAGCAGGGTCGAGCCTGAGCGCGGCAGGCCGGAAATAAAGTGAAACTGCGACAATCCCTTCACCGTGTGTAGTCCTTTTGTGTCCGAAGCGTAGCCTAGGAAACAAACGCCGCCTAGTAGTACTTTGATATCAAATTAACTTTGTCCTACAAAAAAGATGGGCGGTAGAAGCACGGGCGCCACTGAATCGTTTTAGCCGATCCAGGAGAATTTTCCTCGTGCCTCCCCCGGCAAAATCAGACATCCCCGTCTACGCTCAGCCGTGCGTGACAGGCCAGGGAATGAAGGCGTCGGGCTGATCGC contains:
- a CDS encoding sulfotransferase — its product is MKGLSQFHFISGLPRSGSTLLSAILLQNPRFHAGMTSPVGSLFSSVLQQCSAGSEFGSVIDTDLRRRLLRGLFDSYYADKADKPVIFDTNRQWCARLPALQDLFPQAKTIACVRNVAWVLDSLERLYRANPFENTKLFNDDDERNTVYSRCETLAQRNRLVGFAWTALKEAYYGEHAESLLIVDYDLLSQAPERVMRLVYEFIGEPWFEHDFNHLTYDAPAFDQALGVAGLHKVKPQVAPQVRRTLLPPDLFERFSELSFWRDGSASAANVIRMKTDAALS